ATCACGCATCGCTTCCCCACCGGGGAAGTAAGCCCTCGATGGGTATTCCTGCACGACCTGCCACATCTTACGGCTGCGTAGATCCGCGATTTTCTTGCCTTCCCAATCGCCATAACGCACTTCACCAATGCCGAGATGCTGTTCAACCTCAAGATGGGGATGATGCTCTACAATGGCCTGTGCTGTTTCCATCGTCCGTTCTAACGGACTGGCGTAAATATGGGATAATTTCACACTCGCCAGCCGCTCACCGAGCGCCGCCGCCTGGGCCTGACCTTCTTCATTAAGGTGTACGCCAGGCGTCCAGCCCGCCAGCTTGCCTGTTTTGACAAAATCGTTTACCGCATGGCGAATGAGTAGGAGTTGTGTCATAGGAGATGAATGATCCTCTTTTAACAAAGATGATAGCACATGGACAAAATATTTGTATATTACTCGCATAAAATTTTGGTGAAAACTTGCATCATGCTGGGTGCACCTTTCCACTTATTATAACGACTCTCCGAGGAGGTGCACCTGGGCCATAAAGCTGAGGCAACCCCATACACACCTCTCGCAGTTCACTTTTAACGCGGACGCAAGGCCATCAAGCGGCCATCGCTGACGCTAAAGACCAACCAACCTTCCGGGCTGGCAGCAAGCCCATACAAGCGCTGCGGCCAAAAGCCAACCCCTCGCTGATTGAGCAGGGTCGTCGCCTCACTGATGTATCCAGTCGCTTCATCAACCAGAAACGGTCCCGCCGCCATCACCAATGGATCATAGGGAAAGAGGGCATCCGCTATGAATCCTTCTGCCGAAGGCCGGAAAGTCACCAGTTCAGGACCGCGCAACATCGACGTGCGCTCAGCACCGCCCATTAGCACCAGGAGAGTTCCCTGCAAATTGGGGAACGCCGCGCCCTCATAGGCCAACATCGCCATAGGGGAAAATCCGGCGGCAACGGGTATCACAGGCCCCGTACAGGCTGCTTCTTCAGCACAGGCGAAGTAACCATAATCTCCCCCTGGCACAAGCCTGTTGATTTCATCCTGCGGGAAGCGCAAATCGTCAGCAGGCATGATATCACTGAACCAAACCGCATCCTCATAGACAGTCAATGCAGCAGGCTGTCGCACACCATCCGCCACCACCTGACGATCATTCCCTTGCATATCAAAGCTGAGCAAGAGGCCCCGTTCTGGCTCCGGGATGCAGTCATCACAATTAGCACCAATGCCCACATAAAGGCGGTCCTCATAGACAGCTAGCCCGCCCGTCCATAACCCTGTTCCGGTTGGCAAATCATCAACCAGGGTAAACAATTCGCCATCCTGCCAGCGATACACATTCGGCCCACCAGCAATATAGAGCGCATCCTCATACACATACAGGGCATTGGGCAGCGTCAGTCCTTCGATAGCAAGGCGTTCCTGTTCCGGCAAACCATCCCCATTACCATCTCTCAAGGCGAGGACCTGCCCGGACAAAGGCCGCGCAGCATACAACGTCCCATCCGGCATATACGCCAGGGCTGTATACGCAAAAGGCCGCCCCTCCTGCGCCTGCGTCACATATTCCAGGCAATAATACTGGTAATTGATGCGTGGCAAAATCACCACAGAGGGACGCTCGCTACAAGGTGGCAATCCATCCTGCGCGATTGACCTAATGCCAGATAAGAGCACGAGAATAATAGCCAGACCAGATACGATAGAGGAATGCTTGAGAACTTTCATAGCGATCACTATAGCACGCAGACAGTCTTCACGAACAGAATAAAGTTTGAAATATTGGGTGCTGTCAAGTATTGTGCGCTTTCGTTTAGCGTGTATGATAACAGTAGATTTATAGGCGCAATGCAGGGGCAAGTCCATGTCCGATATCACGGTGATGTTGGTTAATGACAACAAAAGTATTTGCCAATTGTGGGAGCGGGTCATCAACCGGGCCGAAGGTATGACATGTATCGGCTACGCGGTTAACGGTGAAGATGCCATTGATCTGGCGCGTCAACATCAACCACAGGTCATCCTGATGGACGTGATGATGCCAGGACAATATGATGGCTACGATGCCACGCGTATTATCGTTGCCGAAATGCCTCATATCCGCGTCATTATCTATTCTGCCTACACCAACACACAAAATGAAGCCTACGAAGCCGGCGCAGCAGAATATCTCCTGATGCCTATCACACCTGATAAACTGCTGGATACCATCCGCGAAGTCGTTCAACCAAGCGCCTGACCTGGCGCACAACAGCAATATAACAAAATCTCAATGAAATACTAATTAATAATTATCTATTCCGAATTAGAATGAGTTTAATTCGTCTCAATCTGTTCAATTGAAAGTTTTGCGTGATAATGACCAGCAAAATACGCATTTTCATCGTCAACGATCAAAAAGCGATGTGCAAACTATGGCAGAGGCTGATTGATAGCCAGGACGATATGGAGTGTATCGGCTCTGCTTATGACGGAGATACTGCCGTCGAAGAGGCTGTACCGCTCCAACCTGATCTCGTATTGATGGACGTGATGATGCCTGGGATTGACGGCTACGAGGCAGCGCAACGCATCCAGGCGGGCAGCCCCAGCACACAAACTATTATTTGTTCAGCCCGCACCGATATACACGAACGGGCCAAAGAAATCGGCGCTGTAGCAGCGCTTATCTTACCCGTCATGCCAGAATCGCTAATTGCCCTATTACGCAAATTTGGGTCTAACAAGCACCCGGAAGCCTGGGCTCCTCCGCTGTCATAAAGGCCTTATCCAAACCGCTAGCGCGTTACTCAAACTCAAAGCCAACAATTAATTCCAGCCCACCCAGGCGGATTGCATCGCCATCATGCAGGAGATAGGGCGGCCCCGGTGGAATCGGACGCCCATTAATCTTGGTCCCGTTCAGGCTCTTGAGATCGGCAATATAGAGCCGATGATTGAGGATGTTGAACTGGGCGTGCTCCCTCGATACGCCAAATTGCGTTGCTTTAAAATGGGTCATATCAATATGCGGCTGGAAATCCCCCTCTGTGCGCCCAATCGTATATGTATTATCCGGCATCAACCGCACCGATAAGCGCTGCTGTGTAAAGCTGGCATTGGTCAGGCTGAGGAGCACACTGGATGATTGTACCTTCCTGTAATTATCGACAACGCTAGGGTCGAGCCGCCCTGTCTGCTTCGTCTGGGAAGAGAGCACATCGTGTTTGTTGTATGGCAGCAGCTTGAGCGTACGCTTATCCTGCAGGTGGAAATCCGGCGGCGGGGGTGCATCGGGATATGTGAGCATCTGGGCTTGCCCGCGCGCATAACGCCGTAAATCTCGCAAGAGGGCTGTCAGGGCTTCTTCATAGGATTGGTTCACACAATCAATATTCTGCAACGGATAAATACGATAGTTCATATTCTCCGTTGGCTTGATGATGACCGGGATAATCGGCTTGTTCTTACTATAAAAGTACTGCCACTCTGCCGCAACCTGGCGGGACTGCATGGATTTTGGTGAGACAAACAAAACCATCACCTGGCAGTCATCCAACCCTTCCTGTACCTTCTCGCTCCAATGCATGCCACTGGGGATATCGAGCACATCAAGCCAGATTGGAATACCGATTCTCTGGAAATCACGAACAAAATCTTTTACAGTCGCAGCGTCGGAACGACTGTAAGAAATAAAGACTTTCAAAACCCCCACCCCGTCAACACACGCATTCTATATTGGTTAACAAATTATAACCCAGATTATGCTGTTCGCGCGAAGCACGCTCATATACTTGAAACAGAGACTGCACAGAGGGCAAAAAAAGGACCTCTCTGTTTTAGCCCAAACTGACCCCTCATGACCTCGTATTGACAGCAACAGGCCCGCCCACTAAAATAGGGCCTTAAATGCTCACGATGTGGTCAGAAGATGATTAACGAGAAATCACTCAAAACACTTGAATTCGATAAAATCCTGGCGCAGATAGCGGAACACACATCCTTTTCCGCCGGACGCCGGCTTGTCTATGATTTGGTCCCAACAACGGACTTGGAAGAAGCACGCATCTGGCAGCGCGAAACAGGCGAAGCATTCGACATGCTGCAAAAAGAAATCGCCTTTAGCCTGGGTGGTGCACATGACATCCGCGAAGAAGCCATCAATGCACAACGCGGCGTCGTGATTGAAGCAGGCATCTTGCTGGATATTCGCTATACACTGCGGCGAGCGGGTTTGCTCCAACGCGATCTGCACAGACTGCGAAAAGAATATCCGCTGCTAGCAGAATGGGCCGATGAAATGGACGAGTGTAAGTCCTTACAACAGGACATCGCCCGTAGCATCGACGATAGTGGCGACGTTAAAGACAGCGCCAGCCCCCGACTCGCCATCATCCGCCGCGACCTCAAGCAATCCTTCGACCGCCTCCAGACCAAGCTCAACCGCATCATCACCAATAAGACAAACCTGCAATATTTGCAGGATAACGTCATTACGATGCGCGGTGGTCGTTATGTGATTCCTTTGAAGGCCGATTTCAGAGGCAAAATACCGGGCGTGATTCACGATCAGTCTTCATCAGGTGCGACAATCTTCATTGAGCCGCTGGCAACTGTCGAACTGAACAATGCCTGGCGCGAGCTGCAACTGGAAGAAGATAAGGAAATCCGGCGTATCCTGGCTGCCTTGACGGACGAGGTGGCTAAATTCAGCGAAGACATCGTACGCGCTGTGGAGATCATGGGCTACCTGGACTTCACCTTGGCGAAGGCCCGTTATGCCCAAGCTATGAACGCTATACAGCCGCGCATGAGAGAGTTTACCCCCAAGAAAGACGTGCCTGATCATCCCGGCAGCACAATCAGCTTACAGGGTGCCCGTCATCCTTTGCTCAAAGGCCATGTGGTGCCGATTGATGTGACCTTCG
The Phototrophicus methaneseepsis DNA segment above includes these coding regions:
- a CDS encoding MSMEG_4193 family putative phosphomutase produces the protein MTQLLLIRHAVNDFVKTGKLAGWTPGVHLNEEGQAQAAALGERLASVKLSHIYASPLERTMETAQAIVEHHPHLEVEQHLGIGEVRYGDWEGKKIADLRSRKMWQVVQEYPSRAYFPGGEAMRDVQSRVVNALESIVDKHPGQTVALVFHADLIKMAVAHYLGVHLDNFQRIVISPASITTIMLGHSRPYVATVNDTAHVQAMKKQKEQAKNGENRN
- a CDS encoding response regulator transcription factor, which encodes MTSKIRIFIVNDQKAMCKLWQRLIDSQDDMECIGSAYDGDTAVEEAVPLQPDLVLMDVMMPGIDGYEAAQRIQAGSPSTQTIICSARTDIHERAKEIGAVAALILPVMPESLIALLRKFGSNKHPEAWAPPLS
- a CDS encoding TIR domain-containing protein translates to MKVFISYSRSDAATVKDFVRDFQRIGIPIWLDVLDIPSGMHWSEKVQEGLDDCQVMVLFVSPKSMQSRQVAAEWQYFYSKNKPIIPVIIKPTENMNYRIYPLQNIDCVNQSYEEALTALLRDLRRYARGQAQMLTYPDAPPPPDFHLQDKRTLKLLPYNKHDVLSSQTKQTGRLDPSVVDNYRKVQSSSVLLSLTNASFTQQRLSVRLMPDNTYTIGRTEGDFQPHIDMTHFKATQFGVSREHAQFNILNHRLYIADLKSLNGTKINGRPIPPGPPYLLHDGDAIRLGGLELIVGFEFE
- a CDS encoding PQQ-dependent sugar dehydrogenase, translating into MKVLKHSSIVSGLAIILVLLSGIRSIAQDGLPPCSERPSVVILPRINYQYYCLEYVTQAQEGRPFAYTALAYMPDGTLYAARPLSGQVLALRDGNGDGLPEQERLAIEGLTLPNALYVYEDALYIAGGPNVYRWQDGELFTLVDDLPTGTGLWTGGLAVYEDRLYVGIGANCDDCIPEPERGLLLSFDMQGNDRQVVADGVRQPAALTVYEDAVWFSDIMPADDLRFPQDEINRLVPGGDYGYFACAEEAACTGPVIPVAAGFSPMAMLAYEGAAFPNLQGTLLVLMGGAERTSMLRGPELVTFRPSAEGFIADALFPYDPLVMAAGPFLVDEATGYISEATTLLNQRGVGFWPQRLYGLAASPEGWLVFSVSDGRLMALRPR
- a CDS encoding response regulator, which gives rise to MSDITVMLVNDNKSICQLWERVINRAEGMTCIGYAVNGEDAIDLARQHQPQVILMDVMMPGQYDGYDATRIIVAEMPHIRVIIYSAYTNTQNEAYEAGAAEYLLMPITPDKLLDTIREVVQPSA